In a single window of the Verrucomicrobiales bacterium genome:
- the fliJ gene encoding flagellar export protein FliJ — protein sequence MKRFRFSLEAVATIRHHEEDQARQRFAEATRAHRAGVDRLEKTQQELAATMEERRASTARSATDHRQLQEWQNTLQQRVERQTEELKPLAKAVQQANQDLMLARQRHEAVEKIRSQRMSRHEQEGLKAEQKILDDLANRETLAQGLLKEDRV from the coding sequence ATGAAGCGATTCCGATTCAGCCTGGAAGCCGTCGCCACCATACGACACCACGAGGAAGATCAGGCCCGGCAGAGGTTTGCCGAAGCCACCCGAGCCCACCGCGCAGGGGTGGATAGATTGGAGAAAACCCAGCAGGAACTCGCCGCGACCATGGAGGAACGCCGAGCGTCTACGGCCCGAAGCGCCACCGACCACCGGCAGTTGCAGGAGTGGCAAAACACCCTCCAGCAACGAGTTGAACGGCAGACGGAGGAACTCAAACCACTGGCCAAAGCGGTGCAACAGGCCAACCAGGACCTGATGCTCGCACGCCAGCGCCATGAAGCCGTCGAGAAAATACGCAGCCAGCGCATGTCGCGTCACGAGCAGGAAGGGCTCAAGGCAGAGCAAAAAATCCTCGACGATCTTGCGAACCGGGAAACGCTGGCCCAAGGCCTGCTGAAGGAGGATCGAGTATGA